One part of the Pseudoliparis swirei isolate HS2019 ecotype Mariana Trench chromosome 6, NWPU_hadal_v1, whole genome shotgun sequence genome encodes these proteins:
- the LOC130195279 gene encoding cold-inducible RNA-binding protein B-like, with the protein MSDEGKLFIGGLSFNTTDESLSEAFVKYGAVLKAEVIRDRETDRSRGFGFVTFENPEDAKDAKDGMDGKDLDQRQIRVDVAGKGRGGGRRGGYGGGDRSYGGGDRSSGQRSYGSDRSYSGGGGDRSYGSGDRSYGSGDRSYGGGGGSRSYGGGGGGGGYSSSGGGGSRSYGERNFSRGSSSDGGSEYQSSGRSGYSSTYRDSYGAE; encoded by the coding sequence ATGTCGGACGAGGGGAAACTGTTCATCGGGGGACTGAGCTTCAACACCACCGATGAGTCGCTGTCCGAGGCCTTCGTAAAATATGGCGCTGTCTTAAAAGCCGAAGTGATCCGggacagagaaacagacagatCTCGCGGCTTCGGCTTCGTGACGTTCGAGAACCCGGAGGACGCGAAAGACGCGAAAGACGGCATGGACGGGAAGGATCTGGACCAACGCCAAATCCGCGTGGACGTCGCGGGTAAGGGCAGAGGCGGCGGCCGCAGAGGGGGCTACGGAGGCGGTGACCGTAGCTATGGTGGTGGCGACCGGAGCAGTGGCCAGCGGAGCTACGGTAGCGACCGCAGCTACAGCGGTGGCGGCGGTGATCGCAGCTACGGCAGCGGCGACCGGAGCTACGGCAGCGGCGACCGGAGCTACGGTGGGGGCGGCGGCAGCCGGAGCTatggcggcggtggtggtggtggcggctacagcagcagcggcggcggcggcagccggAGCTACGGGGAACGGAACTTCAGTCGAGGCAGTTCATCCGATGGCGGGTCTGAGTACCAGAGTAGTGGCCGCAGCGGCTACTCCAGCACCTACAGGGACAGCTACGGCGCCGAGTAA